The Methylocaldum marinum genome includes the window TCAGCGATGCAGCAGAACCAGCCAGGGACTGACCCGGGTGGATCGGATGCCCAAGGCTTGCTCCACGGCCATAAGGATGGCGTCGGAATCGTCCAGGGAGAATACGCCGGAGACGCGCAGGTCGTTCAGGCGGCCGTCGGTGATGAGAATCTTGCCCGGCCGGTAACGCTCGAGTTCGGCGACCGCTTTCACCAGGGGCTGGTCCTTGAATATCAGCTTGCGCCGCTGCCAGGCGGTGGCCTGGCTCATATCGGCCTTCTCCGGCGAACTCAGGCCCCGCCCCGGGCTGTAGGTGACGCGCTGACCGGAAACCACCCGCACCGCAGTCGGTTCGCTGCCGGCCCGTTTATCCGCGAAGCCGACGCTGACGGTATGTTCCTGAACCGTCACCGATATGTCCCCGTCCGGTTTTTCGGCGACCGCGAACACCGTGCCCAAGGCGCGGATCACCGCCGGTCCGGCTTCCACCTCGAACGGACGGGCCGCGTCCGGCGCCACTGTGAATACCGCTTGTCCGTGGCGGAGATTAATGCGCCGTCGCGATTCATTCCAGTCGAGCGCGATGGCGGTATCGGTGTCGAGCAGTACGGTACTGCCGTCTTCCAGGCGTACCTGCTTTTGCTCTCCGGTGCCGGTGGCATAGTCGCTGAGCCAGAAATCGGCGAGATTCGGACCATGCAAACCCAAGGCGAGCAGGAGTGCAGCCGCCACGGCCCAGCGAACGGGGAGAAGCCGGCGGCGAGAGGCGGGCAGGGCCGGTGAAGGGCATTTCGCGGGCGGTTCTGCCAATGTCCGCGGCTTCGCTTCGGTATTGCCCGGATTTTCGCTCAGTACCCCGGTGATCGAAGTCCAGAGGCGCTCCGCTTCACGGAATGCGGCGGCGTGCTCCGGATTTTCAGCCAGCCACTCGGCGAACCGCCGGCGATCGTCTTCTCCGACCGCGCCGGAGCGCAGCAGTACCAGCCAGTCGATAGCCCTGTCGGAAAGCAGTTTGCGTTGGTCTCTTGGATTCACGGGCGATGCCTCAGGAGATGGGAGGAAGGCTTATGCCATCTTGTCAGACCGTTATTCCGGGAAGGCGTGATCGTGATCAAGTTATACCGTTTGGAATTCGAAGGGTGGCTCCGGTGCTTCCGATGATACCGTTCCTTGGTCAATCGATCTGATCCTCGAGCCGATCCCGACAATGTTTAAGTGCCTTGGCGATACGCTTCGCCACCATGCGCTCGGATACCCCCAGGCGTTCCGCGATCCGGGCGTAGCTGAGGCCGTCCGCGCCGCTCAGCAGCAAAGCGGTGCGCGAGTCCACCGGCAGTTCCGATAGCGCGGCTTTCAAGCGGTCCATGGTTTGCCCCAGATCGGCGGCCTGGTCTGGCGCCAAGCCGCTGCTCGGCGCGGATTCGACAGCGGCCGCTTCGTCGTCGTGGGCGGCTTCGTAACGGGATCGAACGGTCTGTTTGCGCAAATAGTCGACCACCAAGTTGGCGGCGATGCGAAAAGCCAGTGCGCGAGGATTATCGGCGGGTTTCCGGCGCTCGCTCTGGTGCAGGCGCAGATAGGTTTCCTGCGCCAAATCGGCGGCGGTTTCCGGGCAGCGGAGGCGGCGCAGCAGAAAGGCGAGAATTTCGTCGCGGCTATCCAGGAACGCGCTTTCGGTGCCGGAAGGTGGAGGGCTCATAACACGTCAATGAGAATCTGTGCCGGTAGGGGGCGGACTCAGCGCGGATCGTGCCTTGAGAATCGCGAGTATCGGGGTTTACCGGAAGTGGGCCGGAAATGCAGCGGGTATTTTGGACCGGTTTCCGCTCCGGACGATTGCACGATCGTTCGACATGGTCGCGGTCGGGCTCTCCATCAGGTGCCCACTGAATTTCGGAAAGGCCGACCGCTGGTACGCGTCAAAACTGAATCAAAGCGCGTGCCAAATTCGGTATCGTGGATCTTTCAATGGTTTACGCAAGTCCAAGCCGTTTTCTGCCGCGATCAATGCTGCATATGGCGCAGCGCGCTGTGTCATTAGCCTTACCTTGAGTGCGACAAAATGTCTCATTGAATCAAGAAGTTAAGATGTCTAAGCTGAGTTCGTCTCGTAGCCGCCCCGGGTTCGTCTCTTGAAGAACGGCGGAGGCGCGTGAGATCTCCTCGGTCTATCGGGATGCCCTTCATCGGGCATCCTTTTTTTTGCCTTGTGCCAGTCTCCGGAACCTCTGCGGGCAGCGCGTCGCTCAGGACGGCCAAATCCTTTGTCCTGGTCAATCTGCCCTTCACCGTGATGGCCTGCCGGTTTCTCCTCAGGTCCTATCGGCCGTCGGTGAATCATTGGGCAATCGTTACAGGCCTCGCCGCGTTTTGGCACGGACCGGTAACGGTTTCATCTAAATCCACCACATCGATGCCGTCTGTCATCATGGAGGCAGACGGTCCGGGCGGGAAAAACCGCCAAGCCGGGTGAAAACGCCTTCGGGCGCAATGCGGCCGGCAGTAGGTGTTCCGTCAAAACCCGCAGGTGCCTTAGGGTTTTGCCCCTCCCGGCTCATGCGGCCGGGCTTTCCGCTCAGGATCAGCCGCCGAAATTCTCCGCCGTCCTCCAGGGTTCCGGCGATCCGAAATATGTCCGGGCGGCAGGCAGTGCGGGGCTCGGGCGCAAACGGCCGTGTTCGAGCCAAGCCTTCTTGACGGCGGCGGTCCGGGTTGGCTCGATTCTTTCATTGCTTAACGCGCACAGTTTTTCATTAAACATTTTTCTTTATTTTTCCCAAGGAGGAATCCGATTATGTTGATGGGTGCGCTTGCTGTTTTTACTTTGGTCGCGGGCATGGGCTTGATGATGGTCCTGGACGTTTGGCGCGGCCGGCGCGTGGGGACGGCTTACTCAATGCTCCATGCCGCTGCCGCGCTCCTGGGTTCCGCTTTGGTGATCGCCGTTGCGCTGGACGGCGATACGCGGCTTTATGCCAATATCGGCATGGCGGTCGTCATCATTCTTTTAGGGGTTGCGATGGGTTTCGCCGTCAAGAAAGGGAAACGCGCGCCTAGACTGGTGTTGATGGCGCATGCGGCCCTGGCGGTCGCCTGCTACGGGCTGCTGGGTTTCTTCGCGTTAAATCCGGACGCGACCTTGATGTAATCAAGCCTCGAAGCAGGTGGACATCTTTGCTTGGCGAAGGCCTTCCTGTGTAATGCGAGGAATTCCATTCGGCACTCGAATGAACATTCACCGTAGGATGGGTAGAGCGAAGCAAAGCCCATCGATGGTGGGTTAGCCTTTCGACGGAGCTCAGGACAGGCCCTTCGACCGGGCTCAGGACAGGCTCTGCGAAACTCACCAATTCGAGGCCATTCGGTGGGTTACGGCGCACGCGACGCGCAGTGATCGGCCGCCGGTCAGTGCTGATGCGCGCCTAACCCTCCCTACGCGAATGGAGGCCTGATTGAAAGCGATTTGGAAGAAGGCCCGAATTCGGCCGCCTTCACCCTATCCTTTCCCCGCGGAGCAATGCCGTCGAGTCTGCAATATCGTCTACGCTGCCTCGGCTTTCTCCAATCGCAAACGGTCATCCGGGGAGCGCCCGGATGACCCTTCCAATCGCAAACGGTGTCTCCGGGAGCGCCGAAGCCACCCTTCCAATCGCAAACGGTGTCCTGAGAGCGCCGAATGACCTTGGCCGGCGAAGAGGGGGGTTGAACTTGAGAATCCTGGATTGGCCGTCTCCGGAAGCGGTCCGCCGATGGATGGCTTGCCGTCCAAAACGGAAGCGTGAACGGAATCCCGACGGTCTCGGGCTCTGGGTACTGTGTCAGACGCAGGAAAATTTTCCGGACGATTTCGGCGGCATCCTGTTCCCGGTGGCGCTGGGGACCTCAGGCAGATTCGGCACGACCAAAAAGATGGCGCCGCCCACGAGCGGCGCCGGCAACCTAGTGAGGCGAATAGCAGGCGCGGGCGGACGGCATGCACGGAGGAAGAGGGGGTTCCGTACCCGGACGCCCGCCTGCGCTGATTTAAATAAAGCAAGGACAATGCCAAGCAGTAAGCCGCGGTTCGCGGGCGCTCGGCCGATTGATCCGTTCGCCGCTGCGGGAAACGACTGAGTCCGGCTCGGCTTTTCACCTGTCTCAACCGGTAATCGAACCGGAGCGTCACCGCGTCTTCCGGGATCCGGACCGCCGGATAGCGGCGCAGTCGGTAGAAATCCGGGTTGAGGTCGGATGGGGCGGTGCTTGGCGGGGGCTATTCGTAGCCGATGTGCTTCGGCAGCAACGCCAGGGCAAAAGCCAGGACCAGCAACAGAAAGAGAATTCCGGCAACGGCCATGCTTTCCAGCCAGGCTTGGCCTCGCGCCATGCCTTGGCCTCGCGCCATGCCTTGGCCTATGCGGACCCGGAGAAACTTCCATGTTTGCTGCAACGGCCTGGCGAATGTTCGGGGCCAGTGGCTTTCGATGGTGTTCCGGACGCTCAGCGCCAGCCGTTCCACCGGGACCAGCAGATCGCCGGCCGGAATCGACAGGTCAGAACGAACGAATCGGCGTCCGAACAGACAAGCCAACAGGATGCCGCCGGCGATCGGCCATAGGCTTCCCCAGAGTGTGCCGAGTTCCAGGGCATGTTGGAAAAATGCCTCCGCCTTCTCGGTGAACACGATCCAGGTGAGGGTCAACACGCCGAGCAGCGCCGGCATCCAGGCCACGATCAAGGCGCGGTTCGCATTGCCGTGGGTTTGCGTCACGGCTTCCTGCTTGACCAGATAAAGAAAACGTATCAGCAGCAGCGACGTGCCCACCGCCGCCAGGGACAGTGTCCAGCTCAGCCAATGCTGCAATGCTTCCGGCGTCGCGACGAGGGATTTCTTGAGTGATTCCTTGGCCAGTGCGCCGCTGGTCAACGGAGCGCCCGCCAAGGCCAGCGCGGGGAGCACGAGCCCCGCCATGAGCCAGCCGAGTTGCCGTTCGCTGCCGGCGGCCGTCCGCACGACACCCACGCCCAAGAACAAAGCGCCCTTGGCGAGAGCGTGATGGGCGGCGTAAACCGTGACTGCTGCCGAGGCCAGCGGCCAGCCGGCCGGCGTCGCCAAAGCGAGTCCCACCGGTACGGAGATAAGTCCCATCTGGCTGACGCTCGAATAGGCCAGCACGGTTTTGGAGTCCTTTTGCATCAGGCCTATGGCAACAGCGTAGAATGCCGCGCCGATGCCGGCAGCCATCAATCCGTAGCCCCAATTCGGAAAGGCAGCCTGTCCCAGCGGCAAAAAGCGCAGCCATCCCAGAAGTCCCGCCTTGATGATGACACCGCTCAGCACGGCGCTGGCGGGCGTGGGCGCGACCGGGTGCGCCAAAGGCAGCCAGACATGCAGCACCGGAACGCCGACCTTGACCCCGAAGCCGCCGAGAAATAGCGCTACGATCAGATCCCGCAGCGGCGACAGTGCGACGGCCTTCGGAATGTCGTCGACAAACAGACTGTCCGCCGCGCTGACGCTCAGCAAGAATGCGACCAGCAGCAGGGCTTCCCCGAACATCGCCAGGACCAGGTAGACTCGTCCCGCGCGGCGCGGTTCTTCGCCGCCCTCGTGCACGATCAGTCCGTAGGCGGACAGAGTCATCAGGGCAAAGAACAGATAAAAGCTCGCAACGTCCCGGGCCAGAATGACACCGAAATTCCCGGCCATGGTGCTCAGAAAAAAACCGGCGAACCTTCGGTGCTTCGAATCGGAGGCCATGTAAATCCGGGCGTAGGGGCCGGCGATCAGCCACAGCAGCGCGGTGAAAACCAGGAAAATTCGCCCCGTGTGGTCCAGTTCCAGGCGCGTGCCGAGCAACAGCCAGGGCAGGTCGACCCGGAATTCCGGTACGAGCGTCAGAGCCAGGGCCGGCGCCGCGGCCCAGGGTGCGATGGCGGAAAGTACCCAACGCCCCGGCGCCATGAATTGTGCCGTCGCCAGGAGCAGCGGCGCGAGCAGCGCGGCGGCCATCAATCCGTCGGGAGTCATGTAAGGTACTCGCGGGCGGCGATCAGCTTGGCCCAGCCCAGTGGACTGAAGCGGGAGCCCGCGAACAGGCCGGCAGCGAATGCGAGAAACGCGGTCGCCAATGTAGGCACCAGCAGTGTGGGTCGGGTTTCGAGCTGATCGCGCTCCGCTTTCGGCCATTCTCCGGCGGCGGGCAAAAACCAGATGCGATAGAGGATGGGCAGGAAATAAGCGGCATTGAGCACGGTGCTGGCGGCGAGCACGCCGACCGCCCAATAGGCCTTCGCCTGTACGGCTCCGAGGCCGAGGTACCATTTGCTGATGAAGCCGGCGATCGGAGGGATGCCGATCATGCCCAGGGCCGCCACGGTAAACGCCGCCATCGACCAGGGCATGCGCCGGCCGACGCCGTTCATTTCGCTGATCTTGTGAATCCCCAAGGTCTCGGCGAGATCCCCCGCGCAGAAGAACAATGTGATCTTCATCAATCCCTGGTGTACCAGATGCACGACGCCGCCGATGGTCGCCAGCGGACCGAGTATGCCGATCCCCAGCACGATGTACGACACCTGGCTGACGGTCGAATAGGCCAGCCTCCGCTTGAGGTCGTCCTGCGTCAAAGCCCGGATCGAGCCGTAGACGATGGTGACGCCGGCCAGCCAGGCCAGGGGTTCCAGCACCCCCAGCCGGGCCGCGAACTCCACCCCGTACACGTCATAGGCTATGCGCACGATGCCGAAGGCTCCGGCCTTCACCACGGCCACCGCATGCAGCAATGCGCTCACCGGCGCCGGCGCCACCATGGCCACCGGCAGCCAGCCGTGCAGCGGCACCAGCGCGGTCTTCACCCCCAGCCCCGCGATCAGGATCGCGAAAATCGCAAGCAGGGCAGGGTAATGAATCTCCGGGACTCCGGAGAGTACGCCACGTTCGGTGAACTCCACCGATCCCGCCAGCTCGTATAGCCAGACCACGCCCACCAGCAGCAGGGCGCCGCCGGTTATCGTGTATGTGAGGTAGACTCGGCCGGCACGCAAGGCCTCGGGCGTGCCGCGGTGTACCACCAGGGGATAAGTGGACAAGGTCAGCAGCTCGTAAAAAATGATGAACGTGATGAGATCGCCGGCCAGTGCGATGCCCATGGTCGAGGTCACGCACAGGCTGAAAAAACCGAAAAACCGGCTGCGGTACGGCGAGCCCTCGAGATAGCCGATGGCGTAGATCGTGGTGAGCAGCCACAGCACGGACGAAAGGCTCACGAACAACATGCCCATGGCGTCGGCGCGCAACACGAAATCCTGATCGGGCAGCATGGGCAGCCGGGTCTCGAAAAGATACCGATGGAATACCCCCCACACCATGACACCCACCAGTAAAAGCTTGGCGATGGCGCCGAGCAGGTTGAGGATCGAGCGGGTACGAAGCTGTTCCTCGCCGACGAATAAGATGAGCACCCCGGTCACAAAGGAGCTCAACACCACCAGGAGCGGTAACCATGCCTCGAAACTCATGGCGCCACCGCCGATGACGCAACGGCTCCGGCGACCAGGAGCGCGCTTCGTTCCAGCAGGCGAAGCGGAAACACCGCCGACATTCCCAAGGCCAAAGCAATACCCGCCAGAAACAGCGCGGTCAGCGGCATGACCAAAGGCACGGGATGGAATACGGCGTGTTTCGAGGGCGGCAGGAAGCAGCGCCGGAGCACACGAAAGATATATGCGGCAGAGGTGAGTCCTCCCAGCACCAGCACCACCGCCCACCACCACTGGCCGGTGGACAGCGCGGCCGTGAGCAGCAGCCATTTGGCGACGAATCCACCGCTGGGCGGCAGGCCCATGAGACTGACGCCGGCCGTGGCGAAGGCAAACAGGCTGATCGGCAGGTGCCTGCCCACGCCTTGGAGCCGGTCGATACGGTCTTCGTGGGTGACCTTCAGCATGGCGCCCGCCGCCAGAAACACCGCCGCCTTGGCCACGGCATGGGAGATGGCCAGATACACGCCCCCGCTCAGGGCGGTCAGGGCGGTGCTGGGCGAAGCGGCGGCCAGGGGGAAAGTCAGGAACAAATAGCCGACTTGGGTCACCGTCGACCAGGCGATGAGCATTTTCAGTTTTTCCTGGTGAAACGCGAGCCAGGCGCCCGCGAATATCGCGATGGTGCCCAGCGTGCCGATGCCTTGTGTGAAGACGTCCGTGAGCCCCGCCGGGAAGACTTCGAACCAAAGGCGCAGAAGCATGTAAAAGGATGCCTTGATCACCAGCGCCGACAGCAGGGCGCTGACCGGCGGCAACGCGCTTCCGTGCGCCGGTGGCAGCCAGAAATGCAGCGGACAGAGAGCGGTCTTGAGCAAGAGTCCCACTGTCATCAGGCTTGCCGCCAGGGCGTTTGCGGGTTCCGGGCGTATCAAGCCCGCCAGCCCTTCCAGGGACAAGGTGCCGTAGGCGCCGTACAGCAGGGCGAGGCCCATCAAATAGGCCATGGACCCGGCCAGTGCCGCCAGGAGATAGCGGAGTCCGGCCGCGAGCGACTCCCGGTCGCCGGTGAGCGTGACCAGGCCGACGGCACTCAGGCTGAGCAGCTCCAGGGTCACGTACAGGTTGAACAGGTCCGCCGAAAGAAACACGGCGTTGAGCGCTCCCCACAGAAACCACCAAAGCGGCCAGAACCGAGTGCCGGCGCTGTGGTCGTCGGCAAAATAGCCGAGTGCGTAAAGACTGATAAAACTTCCCACCGTCGCGGTCATGGCCAGCATCATGAAGCTCAGCCCGTCGGCACGGAGATCGATGCCGAGGGGCGCCTGCCAGCCGCCGATCGGATAGCGCAGAAGATCCGCATCGTTCAGGTCCGCCAGCAGTCCGATCAACGACCACCAGATTCCGGCCAGAGCGGCCGCGAGCAGGGTCCGGCGGGCGCGGCGCCGGAACAGGAAGGACAGGGTTCCCGCCGTCAGAGGCAGCAGAATCAGAACGGGCATCCAGGGCGAGGCGGAAGATACTTCGCTCATGATTCCGGCCGAGGATCGTTCGGCAGGCGGGGCTTCCCGGTCAGGTCGTAAAGGCGCCTGGCCAGAGCCAGTCCGAAGGCGGTAGCGCTGACCGCGACCACGATGCCGGTGAGCACCAGCGCTTCCGAAACCCGGTCCGGCGGGGTTCCGGCGGTTCGCTGCGGCAGGCCGACCAGGACCAGGAAAACGCCGCTGCCCATGATGTTGAAAGCGATCAGTTTACGCACCGGATGGGCATGAACGATGAGTCCGAAGAAACCCAGGGCGAATAAAACGACCCCGACCACGGCGTAAATCAGCCCGCAGGCTATCATGCGCGATCCGCTCTTTCGTCTTCCGCCGCACGCTGCGGACCGGAAAACGTGGGGCCTTGCGCGCGCGGGGGCTCCGCGCCGATGAACGCGGTCGCGAGGATGGTCGCGATCGACAAGGTCAGGGCCGATTCCACCACGAGAATGGCGGTTCCGGCCTTTGCCTCCCGATATTCCAGCAGCCGCGAGCCCTCGAGCAGCGGCAGGGCGGCGATCGCGAGGAATGTGCCGAAACCCAGCGCAAGACTTATGCGCAGCCAAGCGTTGGGAGCGCCGAAGCTCGGTACGATGCCGATCAGCCTCAGCAGCACGCCGCCGCCGGCGAGTACCGCCCCGGCCTGAAATGCCCCGCCGGGGCGGTGGGCGCCCGCCCATAACAGATATCCCGCAACGAGAACGATGAGGGGAACGATCAGGCGACTCAAAGCCGCGAGCACGGGGCTGGAATCGGGCATGGTGTCGCGCACGGGAGGCGGACCCTCGGGCCGGAATGCCAAGATGCAGAGGATGGCCGACAGCAGCACCGCAATTTCCAGCAGCGTGTCGTAGCCGCGATAGTTCAGCAGTACGGCCGTCACCGGGTGGCGGACGCCGCTTTCCTGTAGATGCGCATCGACGAGTACGGCCAGCTTGAAGCCCGGGACGGAAACCGCGGCGATCGAGACGACCAGACCCAGGCCGAGAAGCCAGGCAAGCGCAACGGCTGTCTGCCGGATCGGGCCGGACACCGTACTCATGGCGGGTTCTTTCCTTTACGCCGTCCGGGTTTGCCGGCGATATGCGCCGCCGCATCGAGCAGCAAGGCTCCGGTAAGCCCGGTCCCTATGGCGGTTTCGGCCAAGGCGACATCCGGCGCGTTCAGCCTTACCCAGGCGAGTGTCATCAAAAGGCCGAAGACGATGAACAAGACCACGGCATTGAACAGGTACGGCGTCGCGCCGGTCCGCCAGGCAATCCAGACGAGACTTGCCGCCAGCGTGAAATCCAGGATTGCGCCGAGCATTACCGCGGCTCCGGCGAGGCGGGAACGCGGGGCGGGTGCTCCGAGCGCAAGGTGTGGCGGGCGAGCAGATGACAGGCAGTAGCGCTGGCCGCCAGTGCGAGCAGCCAGATCAGCAGGAGTTTCAAGACCACCGCCCAGGATTCGGTTTGCAGCATCAGGCCGACGATGACCAGGCCCAAGCCGAGATTGTCGGCCTTGGTCAGGGCGTGGATTCGGGTGTACGTGTCGGGAAAGCGCAGCAGGCCGACGGTCCCGGCAAAGAAGAAAAAAATGCCGAGAAACATCGAGACGGCGGAAAGCCAGGGAAGTACGAATGGGTTCATGACGGGTGATCCTTATCGGCATGATCGGAGAACCGCTTAACGAACGCTACGGTCGCAAGCACGGCAAGCAGCACGAAAATAAGGGCAACGTCCCGCAGAGCCGGCACGTTCTGGGCCTCGGCCAACAGCAGCAGAACCGCTACGCCGGTAGTGCCGAACAACTGCGCTGCCAGCATGCGATCGGCCGCGTCGGGACCGCGCACGATGCGCAGCAGTCCGGCAGAGATGTTTAGAAGCAGAAAGCAGGCGAGCGCCAAGTCCAGGTCAGGCATGAGGCGTATTCCCCGCTTCGTTCAGGGAGAGGGCGAACAGATCCGCTACCTTTTCCTCCACCGTCCGCAAGGATTCGAAAACCGGCAGCCGATGATCGAGCACATGGACCCGCAACCGATGCACCTCGAGTTCCGCCACCACGGTTCCCGGCAGCAAGTTGACGGTGTTGACCAGGAGCACGCAGGCCGCCTGGTCGTGCAGGCGCAGGGGATAATCCACGACTTCGGGCGCTAGCGGCATCCGGGGATGCAAGGCGCGCCGGGCGACATCGATGCCGCCGAGCAGCGAATGCAGGAGAAAAAAGCCGAGGAAGCGCGGTAAGCCGCGCAGGGGTTTATATCCGGAAGGATTGATGAGAAAACTGGAAACGAGCGCGAGAAAGATGACCGGCACGCCGAAGGTCCAAGCCGAAGATCCCTCCGTCAAGGCCCACCAGCCTGATGCCAGGAGCCCGGCGCGCCTGAATCCTGATCTGATCAAGGAATCGAACATGACCTCGACTTTCCATGTCAATGGTGACTCTCATCATATCAGATCGACAGGAGCGCTCCACTCTCTTTTGCGACTGCGACCCGGATGCCGGCGTATTCCAAATCGCTTTCAATCAGGAATTAATTCTCGTAGGGAGGGTTAGGCGCACATCAGCACTGACCGACGGCCGATCACTGCGCGTCGCGTGCGCCGTAACCCACGGAATGGCCTCGAATTGGTGAGTTTCGCAGAGCCTGTCCTGAGCCCGGTCGAAGGGCCTGTCCTAAGCAAAAAGGAGGGGCTAACGCACCATCGATGGGTTTCGCTTCGCTCTACCCATCCTACGATGAATGTTCGCTCGAATGCCGAATGGCAAAAAACCGACTTTTGCTACACCCGCCAGCGCCGCTTGCGGCTCCGCACAGGGAATGCGCGGAGTGACTGGGGTGGGGGGAGGGCGATTCGAATAGGACTTTGCTTTCTTTTTACGCACAGTATCGGCATCGGGGTAACGGACCGTACGGCGCCGGGCGGCCCGCATCAGCGGGCCGTTCTTGAAGTTTCGACATTCAGATAAAGAAGTCCCAGGGCGGCGTGTTCGGAACGGAGTACGCCCTGCTGAAGCATGTTCAGCGCTTCGCTCAGGGGAAATGTCGCCAATTCGATGTCCTCGCGCTCGGCTGCGGAACCTCCGTTCCAGCGCGTGCCCTGGTCGAGGTCCACCACGGCCAACAGGTGGTGTATCAACTCCGTGCAAGCCCCGGGCGAGCTGTAGGTCGCAAAAATGGGCTGCATGGATTTTGCCCGCAGTCCGGCTTCCTCGAACAGTTCGCGTTCGGCTGCCTGCAGCGGCGATTCGCCGTCGTCGATCAGTCCCGCCGGCGTCTCCCAAAGAAAGGGTTGTTCGTCGCCCGCCAGGAAAGCGCCCGGTCTGAATTGGCGCGTCAGCAGCACCAGTTGTTTGTCGGGGTCGTAGGCATGCACCACGACGGCGGGTCGCCGTTTGACCACTTCCCAGATTGCGGTCTGGCTGCCGCCATCGAACCGGGGCTGCTCGATCTTCACCCGCGAGAGCCCGAGGAAACCTTGGTGCAGGGACTCTTCGGCGATAATGCGTGCTGCGCCGGGACATTCGCTCTTCTTCATCCGCTGTTCCTCATAATGTCGGTTGCGCTGGGTACAAAGCGCTGCGCCAAGGGCATTCTGCGACCAAAACCGAATGCCCGGCGGTGGACGCGAATGATGGGCGGGGCTTGCCAGCGTTTGAATTCGGCATTTTTGACCATGCCTACCACTTTCTGCCGGATATCAGGGCCTGCCCTGCCGGCCAGCGCCAGGGCTTCGGCCCGTTCGTCGGCGGTCAGCAAATCGGGCTCCAGTATAAGCTTGAGCAGCGCGTCGAGCACGGGATAAGGCGGCAGGCTGTCTTCATCGCGCTGCCCGTCGGCCAGCTCGGCGCTGGGCGCTTTTT containing:
- a CDS encoding sodium:proton antiporter encodes the protein MIACGLIYAVVGVVLFALGFFGLIVHAHPVRKLIAFNIMGSGVFLVLVGLPQRTAGTPPDRVSEALVLTGIVVAVSATAFGLALARRLYDLTGKPRLPNDPRPES
- a CDS encoding Na(+)/H(+) antiporter subunit B, with product MLGAILDFTLAASLVWIAWRTGATPYLFNAVVLFIVFGLLMTLAWVRLNAPDVALAETAIGTGLTGALLLDAAAHIAGKPGRRKGKNPP
- a CDS encoding FecR family protein, with translation MNPRDQRKLLSDRAIDWLVLLRSGAVGEDDRRRFAEWLAENPEHAAAFREAERLWTSITGVLSENPGNTEAKPRTLAEPPAKCPSPALPASRRRLLPVRWAVAAALLLALGLHGPNLADFWLSDYATGTGEQKQVRLEDGSTVLLDTDTAIALDWNESRRRINLRHGQAVFTVAPDAARPFEVEAGPAVIRALGTVFAVAEKPDGDISVTVQEHTVSVGFADKRAGSEPTAVRVVSGQRVTYSPGRGLSSPEKADMSQATAWQRRKLIFKDQPLVKAVAELERYRPGKILITDGRLNDLRVSGVFSLDDSDAILMAVEQALGIRSTRVSPWLVLLHR
- a CDS encoding complex I subunit 5 family protein translates to MSFEAWLPLLVVLSSFVTGVLILFVGEEQLRTRSILNLLGAIAKLLLVGVMVWGVFHRYLFETRLPMLPDQDFVLRADAMGMLFVSLSSVLWLLTTIYAIGYLEGSPYRSRFFGFFSLCVTSTMGIALAGDLITFIIFYELLTLSTYPLVVHRGTPEALRAGRVYLTYTITGGALLLVGVVWLYELAGSVEFTERGVLSGVPEIHYPALLAIFAILIAGLGVKTALVPLHGWLPVAMVAPAPVSALLHAVAVVKAGAFGIVRIAYDVYGVEFAARLGVLEPLAWLAGVTIVYGSIRALTQDDLKRRLAYSTVSQVSYIVLGIGILGPLATIGGVVHLVHQGLMKITLFFCAGDLAETLGIHKISEMNGVGRRMPWSMAAFTVAALGMIGIPPIAGFISKWYLGLGAVQAKAYWAVGVLAASTVLNAAYFLPILYRIWFLPAAGEWPKAERDQLETRPTLLVPTLATAFLAFAAGLFAGSRFSPLGWAKLIAAREYLT
- a CDS encoding MnhB domain-containing protein, which gives rise to MSTVSGPIRQTAVALAWLLGLGLVVSIAAVSVPGFKLAVLVDAHLQESGVRHPVTAVLLNYRGYDTLLEIAVLLSAILCILAFRPEGPPPVRDTMPDSSPVLAALSRLIVPLIVLVAGYLLWAGAHRPGGAFQAGAVLAGGGVLLRLIGIVPSFGAPNAWLRISLALGFGTFLAIAALPLLEGSRLLEYREAKAGTAILVVESALTLSIATILATAFIGAEPPRAQGPTFSGPQRAAEDERADRA
- a CDS encoding RNA polymerase sigma factor yields the protein MSPPPSGTESAFLDSRDEILAFLLRRLRCPETAADLAQETYLRLHQSERRKPADNPRALAFRIAANLVVDYLRKQTVRSRYEAAHDDEAAAVESAPSSGLAPDQAADLGQTMDRLKAALSELPVDSRTALLLSGADGLSYARIAERLGVSERMVAKRIAKALKHCRDRLEDQID
- a CDS encoding complex I subunit 5 family protein; the protein is MSEVSSASPWMPVLILLPLTAGTLSFLFRRRARRTLLAAALAGIWWSLIGLLADLNDADLLRYPIGGWQAPLGIDLRADGLSFMMLAMTATVGSFISLYALGYFADDHSAGTRFWPLWWFLWGALNAVFLSADLFNLYVTLELLSLSAVGLVTLTGDRESLAAGLRYLLAALAGSMAYLMGLALLYGAYGTLSLEGLAGLIRPEPANALAASLMTVGLLLKTALCPLHFWLPPAHGSALPPVSALLSALVIKASFYMLLRLWFEVFPAGLTDVFTQGIGTLGTIAIFAGAWLAFHQEKLKMLIAWSTVTQVGYLFLTFPLAAASPSTALTALSGGVYLAISHAVAKAAVFLAAGAMLKVTHEDRIDRLQGVGRHLPISLFAFATAGVSLMGLPPSGGFVAKWLLLTAALSTGQWWWAVVLVLGGLTSAAYIFRVLRRCFLPPSKHAVFHPVPLVMPLTALFLAGIALALGMSAVFPLRLLERSALLVAGAVASSAVAP
- the mnhG gene encoding monovalent cation/H(+) antiporter subunit G; its protein translation is MNPFVLPWLSAVSMFLGIFFFFAGTVGLLRFPDTYTRIHALTKADNLGLGLVIVGLMLQTESWAVVLKLLLIWLLALAASATACHLLARHTLRSEHPPRVPASPEPR
- a CDS encoding complex I subunit 5 family protein; amino-acid sequence: MTPDGLMAAALLAPLLLATAQFMAPGRWVLSAIAPWAAAPALALTLVPEFRVDLPWLLLGTRLELDHTGRIFLVFTALLWLIAGPYARIYMASDSKHRRFAGFFLSTMAGNFGVILARDVASFYLFFALMTLSAYGLIVHEGGEEPRRAGRVYLVLAMFGEALLLVAFLLSVSAADSLFVDDIPKAVALSPLRDLIVALFLGGFGVKVGVPVLHVWLPLAHPVAPTPASAVLSGVIIKAGLLGWLRFLPLGQAAFPNWGYGLMAAGIGAAFYAVAIGLMQKDSKTVLAYSSVSQMGLISVPVGLALATPAGWPLASAAVTVYAAHHALAKGALFLGVGVVRTAAGSERQLGWLMAGLVLPALALAGAPLTSGALAKESLKKSLVATPEALQHWLSWTLSLAAVGTSLLLIRFLYLVKQEAVTQTHGNANRALIVAWMPALLGVLTLTWIVFTEKAEAFFQHALELGTLWGSLWPIAGGILLACLFGRRFVRSDLSIPAGDLLVPVERLALSVRNTIESHWPRTFARPLQQTWKFLRVRIGQGMARGQGMARGQAWLESMAVAGILFLLLVLAFALALLPKHIGYE